A region of the bacterium HR11 genome:
GCGGCCATCCGTCCGACGGCCGGGGCAGGCGCCGGACGGCGTCCCGGACCGTCTCGGCGTCCCAGTGGAGGAAGGCCCGGACCTGCGGGTCCAGGGCTTCCGTCCGTTCGGCAAACGCCCGGACGACCTCTTGCGGATGAAGCGTCCCCCGACGGTAAGCGCTCTGAAAGTCGTCGACCGTCCACGTCCACCACTCGGTCGGAATCTTCAACGCTCACCTCCGATGACCTTCGGGACCTTGAAATACTGATCGTCGTGCAGGGGCGCATTGCGTAAGGCCTGCGCTCGGTCCAGACCGGGCGCCGGGACGTCGTCCCGATAGGCCTGCGGGCGCGGGACCCAGTTCCGGAAGGGCGGGACATCCCGCAGGTCCAGCGTCTGGAGCTGATCGATGTATTCCAGGATGCGGTTCAACTGCTCGGTGTACAGGGCGTACTCGGCCTCCGTCAGCTCCAGGGCCGCCAGCTGGGCCACGTGAGCGACCATCTCCCGCGTGATCTTCATCTCGGGCCTCCATGCCTCCGACGCGAGATGCAGGATACAAAAGGCAGGATGCAGGATGCAAGATGCAGGGTGCGGGATCGCCGGAAACCCGCATGGTCATTTCCGGTCTCGGGCCCCGGGCCAGGGGGAAGACCGAATGGCGAGTAGCGAGTAGCGAGTGGCGAGTGGCGAATGGCGAACGGCGAGTGGCGAATAGCGAGTAGCGAATGGCGAGTGGCGAATAGTTTGTAGGGTCTGGGATCGATATCGGACCCCGGCTCGCCGTCCCGCCGTCACGACGCCACGTTGAAATAGCGACCCCGCTCTTGCGAGCGGGGCTTGGATCCCTTTTCGGTCATT
Encoded here:
- the gatC gene encoding Glutamyl-tRNA(Gln) amidotransferase subunit C; its protein translation is MKITREMVAHVAQLAALELTEAEYALYTEQLNRILEYIDQLQTLDLRDVPPFRNWVPRPQAYRDDVPAPGLDRAQALRNAPLHDDQYFKVPKVIGGER